One part of the Vitis riparia cultivar Riparia Gloire de Montpellier isolate 1030 chromosome 8, EGFV_Vit.rip_1.0, whole genome shotgun sequence genome encodes these proteins:
- the LOC117920843 gene encoding probable LRR receptor-like serine/threonine-protein kinase IRK yields MRPWLSEVGVVGFHGGVAFFRLEWRGKMVVTLFAVLFIVPVVLGSLDPGFNDDVLGLIVFKAGLQDPESKLISWNDDDNDPCNWAGVKCDRRTNRVSELLLDNFSLSGRIGRGLLRLQFLRILSLSKNNFTGTINPSLARIASLRVIDLSENNLSGPIPDEFFRQCGSLIVVSLAGNKLSGQIPDTLSLCKTLRGVNFSSNQLSGQLPDGIWSLYGLRSLDLSNNFLEGEIPEGIGSLNSLRAINLGKNKFSGRIPDSIGSCLLLRLLDLSENLFSGGLPESMQRLRMCNYLSLRGNLLTGEVPDWIWGMRNLGTLDLSANVFSGQIPNSIGNLLLLKELNLSSNEFGGSLPESMTKCTNLVAMDVSHNLLTGNLPAWIFSLGLQTISLAGNKLNGSVEYSPLTSMAASYQRLQVLDLSSNALSGEILSGIAAFSSLQFLNMSRNSLIGSIPESIGELKTLHVLDLSNNQLNGSIPFEIRGAVLLKELKLEKNFLTGKIPTQIEKCKSLTSLILSQNHLTGPIPAAIANLTSIENVDLSFNNLSGSLPKELTNLSHLLSFNISHNNIQGELPSGGFFNTISPSSVSGNPSLCGSVVNRSCPSVHPKPIVLNPDSSSNSSNAGSFPSNRRHKIILSISALIAIGAAIFIAFGVLAITILNIHARSSMSHAAASPIVSGGDDFSHSPTNDAQYGKLVMFSGDADFVAGAHALLNKDCELGRGGFGAVYRTILRDGRSVAIKKLTVSSLIKSQEDFEREVKNLGKIRHHNLVALEGYYWTQSLQLLIYEYISSGSLYKHLHEVPGKSCLSWRERFNIVLGTAKGLAHLHQLNIIHYNLKSTNILIDSGGEPKVGDFALARLLPMLDRYVLSSKIQSALGYMAPEFACRTVKITEKCDVYGFGVLVLEVVTGRRPVEYMEDDVVVLCDMVRGALDEGKVEECVDRKLQGEFPADEAIPVIKLGLICASQVPSNRPDMGEVVNILELIQCPSEGQALE; encoded by the exons ATGCGTCCATGGCTTTCTGAGGTTGGTGTCGTAGGCTTTCATGGAGGAGTAGCGTTTTTCAGGCTTGAGTGGAGAGGGAAAATGGTGGTGACACTTTTTGCTGTTCTGTTTATAGTTCCTGTTGTTTTGGGATCTCTGGACCCGGGCTTCAACGACGACGTTTTGGGGTTGATTGTGTTCAAGGCTGGCCTCCAAGATCCGGAGTCGAAGCTCATATCTTGGAATGATGACGACAACGACCCCTGCAACTGGGCCGGTGTGAAATGCGATCGCCGGACCAACCGTGTTTCGGAGCTCCTCCTTGACAACTTCTCTCTTTCGGGTCGGATTGGTAGAGGCCTCTTGCGGCTGCAATTCCTTCGGATACTGTCGTTGTCGAAGAACAACTTCACTGGGACTATAAACCCCAGTCTCGCGCGCATTGCAAGCCTTCGAGTTATTGACTTGAGTGAGAACAACCTCTCTGGACCAATACCAGACGAGTTTTTTCGACAATGTGGATCGCTAATCGTTGTTTCGCTTGCTGGGAACAAGCTTTCAGGGCAGATCCCGGATACGTTGAGCTTATGCAAGACACTGAGGGGAGTGAACTTCTCCTCTAATCAGCTTTCTGGGCAATTGCCCGATGGAATCTGGTCTTTGTATGGGCTAAGATCGCTTGATTTATCCAATAATTTTCTGGAGGGTGAGATCCCAGAAGGAATTGGAAGTTTGAATAGTCTAAGAGCAATTAATTTGGGGAAGAACAAGTTCTCAGGCCGCATCCCAGACAGCATTGGAAGTTGTTTGCTTTTGAGATTGCTTGATTTgagtgaaaatttattttccggGGGGCTTCCAGAGTCGATGCAGAGACTTAGAATGTGCAATTATCTTAGTTTACGGGGTAATTTGTTGACGGGAGAAGTTCCTGACTGGATTTGGGGGATGAGAAACCTTGGGACTCTGGATCTTTCTGCGAATGTGTTTTCGGGTCAGATTCCAAATTCAATTGGAAACCTTTTATTGTTGAAGGAACTAAATTTATCCTCTAATGAGTTCGGTGGAAGTTTGCCAGAGTCTATGACAAAATGCACTAACCTTGTGGCTATGGATGTTAGCCACAACTTGTTGACAGGTAATCTTCCCGCCTGGATTTTTAGTTTGGGTTTACAAACTATTTCACTTGCGGGGAACAAACTCAATGGAAGTGTAGAATACTCTCCTCTAACGTCAATGGCTGCCTCTTATCAAAGACTTCAGGTTTTGGATTTATCATCAAATGCCTTATCTGGTGAAATTTTATCCGGGATTGCGGCTTTTAGTAGTTTGCAGTTCTTGAATATGTCGAGAAACTCTCTGATTGGTTCTATTCCAGAAAGCATAGGTGAATTAAAAACTTTACATGTCCTTGATTTGAGCAACAATCAGCTAAATGGAAGCATTCCTTTTGAAATCAGAGGTGCAGTTTTGCTGAAGGAACTAAAGCTGGAGAAGAACTTTCTTACTGGGAAAATTCCAACCCAGATTGAGAAGTGCAAGTCACTGACCTCTTT GATCTTATCTCAGAACCACCTCACAGGTCCAATCCCTGCAGCCATTGCTAACCTCACCAGCATTGAAAATGTGGACTTGTCATTTAACAATCTCTCAGGAAGTTTACCAAAGGAGCTAACAAATCTCTCCCACCTCCTATCCTTCAATATCTCTCATAACAACATCCAGGGTGAATTGCCATCCGGTGGCTTCTTCAACACCATCTCCCCATCATCTGTCTCTGGTAATCCATCCCTTTGTGGCTCTGTTGTGAACCGCTCCTGCCCTTCTGTCCATCCCAAACCCATTGTCCTTAATCCTGATTCTTCTTCCAACTCCTCTAATGCCGGCTCTTTCCCTTCAAATCGCCGTCACAAGATTATACTCAGCATCTCTGCTCTCATTGCCATTGGTGCAGCCATTTTCATTGCATTTGGTGTTTTAGCTATCACTATCCTCAACATCCACGCCCGGTCATCTATGTCTCATGCTGCTGCCAGCCCAATAGTATCTGGTGGGGATGATTTTAGTCATTCCCCCACTAATGATGCTCAGTATGGCAAGCTTGTCATGTTCTCTGGTGATGCTGACTTTGTTGCTGGGGCACATGCATTACTCAACAAGGATTGTGAACTCGGTCGTGGTGGGTTTGGAGCTGTTTATCGAACAATCCTTCGAGATGGGCGTTCAGTTGCTATCAAGAAGTTGACTGTTTCAAGTTTGATCAAGTCCCAAGAAGATTTTGAGAGGGAAGTGAAAAACCTTGGAAAGATCAGGCACCATAATCTAGTGGCACTCGAAGGGTATTACTGGACTCAATCCTTACAGCTGCTCATTTATGAATACATCTCCAGTGGGAGTTTGTATAAACATCTCCATGAGGTTCCAGGCAAAAGCTGCCTTTCTTGGCGAGAGAGGTTTAACATAGTTCTTGGGACCGCAAAAGGTTTGGCCCATTTGCACCAGCTGAACATAATTCACTATAATCTCAAATCCACTAATATTCTGATAGACAGTGGCGGTGAACCCAAGGTGGGAGACTTTGCCTTGGCAAGGCTGTTACCAATGTTAGACCGCTATGTTCTAAGCAGCAAGATTCAGAGTGCACTTGGATACATGGCACCTGAATTTGCATGTCGAACAGTGAAAATAACTGAGAAATGCGATGTGTATGGGTTTGGTGTCTTGGTTCTGGAGGTAGTGACCGGGCGGAGACCCGTGGAATACATGGAGGATGATGTGGTTGTTCTTTGTGACATGGTGAGGGGAGCACTTGATGAAGGTAAGGTGGAAGAATGTGTTGACAGGAAGCTCCAGGGGGAATTTCCAGCTGATGAGGCTATTCCAGTGATAAAACTTGGGCTGATATGTGCATCTCAGGTGCCATCAAATCGGCCAGACATGGGAGAAGTGGTGAACATTTTAGAACTGATCCAATGCCCGTCAGAAGGCCAAGCATTAGAATGA
- the LOC117920713 gene encoding protein FATTY ACID EXPORT 3, chloroplastic, translated as MSVTLESISLSNPNPNPSPTTGSPLRITPYHPSSQSSSSLRFASLLGPRPRPHGVSAVARTLSPIGLGHGLVPLTRRTSCNRLVLASAASREDSSKIEVEKENNNVGAGAEASEEEWQKTLASLKEQALKMQSVSQEAYEIYSERAKVILIETSKQLKAQADKASQDLNELAKVFGEDGKEYLSLAAENSPVPLKDVVETFTSPSDDLDKISKVRDFYLGIPYGVALSVGGLLSFMLTGSIPAVRFGVILGGALLALSISSLRAWKKGESLALALKGQTAIAGIIFLREICLLSLKPSFSTRLATIISGAMVAFYLYRIMLDGALIKGSNGEDGKEN; from the exons ATGTCTGTAACACTCGAGTCCATCTCACTctctaaccctaaccctaatccTAGCCCTACCACCGGTTCTCCCTTGAGGATAACACCTTATCACCCATCATCACAATCATCATCATCTCTGCGCTTCGCTTCTCTCCTCGGGCCTCGGCCTCGACCTCATGGAGTCTCCGCTGTGGCTCGCACCCTTTCTCCCATAGGTCTCGGCCATGGTTTGGTCCCACTCACTCGTCGGACTTCGTGCAACCGTTTGGTGCTGGCATCTGCAGCTTCTCGGGAGGATTCG TCAAAGATTGAAGTGgagaaggaaaataataatgttGGAGCAGGAGCTGAAGCATCAGAGGAAGAATGGCAGAAGACACTAGCTTCTTTAAAAGAACAAGCTTTGAAGATGCAGTCTGTGTCACAAGAAGCATATGAGATATACTCTGAAAGAGCAAAAGTCATTTTAATTGAAACTTCAAAGCAGTTGAAAGCTCAAGCAGACAAGGCTAGCCAAGATTTGAATGAGCTTGCAAAAGTATTTGGTGAAGATGGTAAAGAATATCTGTCTTTAGCAGCAGAGAATTCCCCTGTCCCACTGAAGGATGTTGTGGAAACATTTACTTCCCCAAGTGATGATCTGGATAAAATTTCTAAAGTTCGTGACTTTTACCTTGGGATACCATATG GTGTGGCTCTTTCTGTTGGAGGCTTACTTTCCTTCATGCTAACTGGAAGCATTCCTGCCGTTAGGTTTGGTGTTATACTAGGTGGTGCTCTTTTGGCATTAAGCATCTCAAGTTTGAGAGCATGGAAAAAGGGGGAATCACTTGCTCTAGCTTTGAAGGGGCAGACAG CTATAGCAGGTATTATTTTTCTGAGGGAGATATGCTTACTGTCACTG AAACCATCATTTTCTACTCGCTTGGCAACCATCATCAG